A genomic segment from Desulfurobacterium pacificum encodes:
- a CDS encoding diguanylate cyclase gives MAAKGLDLTKPIEIAEDIFWVGYVVPNDPFQCHVYLIRNGDESILIDPGSMITFPIVLEKICEVTKLRNIKYIIMHHQDPDIVGCYNTLESIMPKRDDRRVVTHWRAYMLLKHYQWKTPFYLVDKEGWKLKAGDRELEFIFTPYAHFPGAFCTFDKKTKTLFSSDIMGAISDKFMFYAEDTEEYYEGLKLFHKHYMPSSVILNFALRQIKEKDPVLIAPQHGSIIKKDMIPKVMKILSDLECGLYLLDEKETDLFILGKTDKVLKQFFEDAILSSSFDKLLVNLLNHIKEEVPHVKEILVAGRTPVCKDGVAVIWVKDGKVLKEVGEEFPSKDECDFSIDLETNEGKIGFLCIKTERELSEKERKFLEVLFKKISVPLSISLSRELTYEFLERENKQLFEKATKDPLTGLYNRRYLFEYLKAKLEERKQFKFPLSLVMIDIDHFKKINDTYGHLIGDCILKEIALILRKSVRVSDCVARYGGEEFVIVMPFARLSGACKKMEKIRKEIENHSFCKDIGIKVTISAGVTEYKDGMSIEEFIERADENLYEAKRSGRNRVICK, from the coding sequence ATGGCTGCGAAAGGGCTTGACTTAACGAAACCAATAGAGATTGCCGAAGACATCTTTTGGGTTGGATACGTAGTTCCCAACGACCCATTTCAATGTCACGTTTACCTTATCCGCAACGGAGATGAAAGCATTCTGATTGACCCGGGAAGTATGATTACCTTTCCTATTGTTTTAGAGAAAATCTGCGAAGTAACGAAACTAAGGAATATAAAATACATCATAATGCACCATCAAGACCCAGACATTGTAGGCTGCTACAACACACTTGAATCCATAATGCCCAAAAGAGACGACAGACGCGTCGTAACCCACTGGCGAGCGTACATGCTCCTAAAACACTACCAATGGAAAACCCCCTTTTACTTAGTAGACAAAGAAGGCTGGAAACTAAAAGCAGGCGACAGAGAACTTGAATTCATATTTACCCCATACGCTCACTTTCCCGGAGCCTTCTGCACCTTTGACAAAAAAACGAAGACACTCTTTTCCAGCGACATTATGGGAGCCATATCCGACAAATTCATGTTTTACGCAGAAGACACAGAAGAATACTACGAAGGACTGAAACTATTTCACAAACACTACATGCCCTCAAGCGTTATTCTCAACTTTGCCCTAAGGCAGATAAAAGAAAAAGACCCGGTTTTAATCGCCCCACAACACGGTTCAATCATAAAGAAAGACATGATACCTAAAGTGATGAAAATTCTAAGTGACTTAGAATGCGGACTATACCTATTAGACGAGAAAGAAACAGACCTATTCATATTAGGCAAAACGGATAAAGTTTTAAAACAATTTTTTGAAGACGCGATACTATCATCTTCGTTTGACAAACTGCTTGTTAACTTACTTAACCATATAAAGGAAGAAGTTCCTCACGTTAAAGAGATACTTGTAGCTGGTAGAACGCCTGTTTGTAAGGATGGGGTTGCTGTTATTTGGGTGAAGGATGGGAAAGTTTTGAAAGAGGTGGGGGAGGAGTTTCCATCTAAGGATGAATGTGATTTTTCTATAGATTTGGAAACCAACGAAGGCAAAATAGGATTTTTGTGTATAAAAACTGAACGGGAGTTGAGTGAAAAAGAAAGAAAGTTTTTGGAAGTTCTTTTCAAGAAAATTTCAGTGCCACTTTCTATATCTCTAAGTAGAGAATTAACATATGAGTTTTTGGAAAGAGAAAATAAACAACTATTTGAGAAAGCCACAAAAGACCCGCTGACAGGACTTTACAATAGGCGTTATCTCTTTGAATATTTAAAGGCAAAGTTGGAAGAGAGGAAACAATTTAAGTTTCCTCTATCGCTGGTGATGATAGATATAGACCACTTTAAAAAGATTAACGATACTTACGGGCATCTTATCGGTGACTGTATTCTAAAAGAGATTGCCCTTATTCTTCGTAAGAGTGTGAGAGTGTCTGATTGTGTTGCCAGATATGGTGGAGAGGAGTTCGTAATTGTCATGCCTTTTGCCAGACTATCTGGTGCATGTAAGAAAATGGAGAAAATTAGAAAAGAGATAGAAAACCACTCTTTTTGTAAGGATATAGGCATTAAAGTCACCATTAGTGCGGGAGTTACCGAGTATAAAGATGGTATGAGCATTGAGGAGTTTATAGAAAGAGCTGATGAAAATCTATATGAAGCCAAACGTTCTGGTAGAAACAGGGTAATTTGTAAATGA
- a CDS encoding DUF2391 family protein, which yields MTDQEIKKEFETIKEEIELLEKHLSNIEGSLKQEKSSFNFNDFIQELTGAIILALPFATNADIWEISKSMSWIHAVCLLIAMVFGIYMFIKYSNFGNWKIQNVAGFLPLRLITSILISMVVSALILIALGIYPAIVDNVNWFVKTIILVSIFSVIGSIGLDAAK from the coding sequence ATGACAGACCAAGAGATAAAGAAAGAATTTGAAACAATAAAAGAGGAAATAGAGCTTTTGGAAAAACACCTTTCAAACATAGAAGGTTCATTAAAACAGGAAAAAAGCTCTTTTAATTTCAACGATTTTATTCAGGAACTTACAGGAGCTATTATCTTAGCGCTTCCATTTGCTACAAACGCAGATATATGGGAAATCTCCAAAAGCATGTCTTGGATTCATGCTGTCTGTTTGCTAATAGCAATGGTATTTGGAATATACATGTTCATTAAGTACTCTAATTTCGGCAACTGGAAAATCCAAAATGTCGCAGGCTTCTTACCACTGAGGTTAATAACAAGTATCCTTATCTCTATGGTTGTATCTGCCCTTATTCTAATAGCTTTAGGCATATACCCTGCAATCGTAGATAACGTTAACTGGTTTGTAAAAACAATCATTTTAGTGAGCATTTTTTCAGTCATCGGAAGTATAGGACTTGATGCAGCAAAATAA
- a CDS encoding hydrogenase iron-sulfur subunit, whose amino-acid sequence MAEEPKIGVVLCTCGDVLKSKIDFESLKAFAESLPGVEKVIITKDFCKQPEKQAEELKGKVNALIFGGCSERSSLQFNEDRIEKLMVALGLDPAAWETLNLREQCYYIHDDIEQLNNKVKDMFLMAYEKVKTNAPALKENLKKKVLVVGGGVAGQRCAQALADLGVETTLVEEKPYLGGNAARIALLWQSESSPSFCTSECVIPVVGRDTMIRDNIKVMVNSEVAGVVKENGDFKVRILQKAQKVDPAKCISCGECAKVCPVEIPNPFNLGKTKRRAIDKDFPLAIPDSYNIVDSACTMCGNCVEVCPTNAIDLNAEDRYVEDEFGAIVIATGITGKDMSVYEELGYKYPEVVTLFEYERYVANNFFGKKPKEIAFVLCKKDDVGYCSRLCCLATVKAAAILAKNHPDVKVKVFYRSLRTTGRAFEELRRRAQKAGVEFIQEAVEKIEKDENGKLLIKGEKQTYSSEMAVLAEPLIPAQMKLTNMLDVQTDKFGFPLEFQPRVINPIETYVERVFVAGSAKGFKDVQESIESGLGAAVRAYKALKGENKKYYSVIDQEKCSRCETCLMCCPHGAISLKNAGSEEKTIVEIDPNLCRGCGLCYSACPSKAIKFSNLEDEQLIKMAEVAFKHLPKDKPRILAFLCYWCAYGAADLMGIKLKEKLPENFRSIRVRCSASLSLDVIAEIIERDLADGIIVAGCPKDNCHHIWGNYMQENRIEMFNESLKMLGVNDKIVRWEYIGVPQGKKLANAIREVNETLLKVKGGSHVKA is encoded by the coding sequence ATGGCTGAAGAACCAAAGATAGGCGTGGTTCTTTGCACCTGTGGTGACGTTCTAAAGTCAAAAATAGACTTTGAATCCCTTAAAGCATTTGCCGAAAGTCTCCCGGGTGTAGAAAAGGTAATAATTACAAAAGACTTCTGTAAACAACCAGAAAAGCAGGCAGAAGAACTTAAAGGAAAAGTGAACGCTTTAATTTTTGGCGGATGTTCAGAAAGGTCTTCTCTACAATTCAACGAAGACCGCATAGAAAAACTCATGGTAGCTTTGGGCTTAGACCCGGCTGCCTGGGAAACACTCAACCTGAGAGAACAGTGTTACTACATCCACGACGACATAGAACAGCTCAACAACAAAGTAAAAGACATGTTTTTAATGGCTTACGAAAAAGTCAAAACAAACGCTCCTGCTCTAAAAGAAAACCTCAAAAAGAAAGTCCTGGTAGTCGGCGGTGGCGTTGCAGGTCAGCGCTGTGCCCAGGCTCTTGCTGATTTAGGTGTTGAAACAACTTTAGTTGAAGAGAAACCTTACTTGGGCGGAAATGCAGCAAGAATAGCCCTTCTCTGGCAGTCTGAATCTTCTCCTTCTTTCTGCACGAGCGAGTGCGTGATACCGGTAGTCGGCAGAGATACAATGATAAGAGACAACATAAAGGTAATGGTCAACTCAGAAGTTGCAGGAGTTGTAAAAGAAAATGGAGACTTCAAAGTTAGAATCCTGCAAAAAGCCCAAAAAGTTGACCCGGCAAAATGCATCTCTTGCGGCGAGTGCGCCAAGGTATGTCCCGTTGAAATTCCTAATCCGTTTAACTTAGGTAAAACCAAAAGAAGAGCTATAGACAAAGACTTCCCGCTTGCAATACCAGATTCCTACAACATCGTTGATTCAGCCTGCACCATGTGCGGAAACTGCGTAGAAGTTTGCCCAACAAACGCAATAGACCTTAACGCTGAAGATAGATACGTTGAAGACGAATTCGGCGCAATCGTAATAGCCACAGGAATTACCGGCAAAGATATGAGCGTTTATGAGGAGTTAGGTTACAAATATCCTGAAGTTGTAACGCTCTTTGAATACGAAAGATACGTCGCTAACAACTTTTTCGGCAAAAAGCCAAAAGAGATAGCTTTCGTCCTGTGTAAAAAAGACGATGTAGGTTACTGCTCAAGGCTCTGCTGCCTTGCAACCGTTAAAGCAGCAGCCATACTGGCTAAAAACCATCCAGACGTAAAAGTAAAAGTTTTCTACAGAAGCCTGCGCACAACAGGAAGAGCATTTGAAGAATTAAGAAGAAGAGCCCAAAAAGCTGGAGTTGAATTTATACAAGAAGCTGTTGAAAAAATAGAAAAAGATGAAAACGGAAAACTCTTAATTAAGGGAGAAAAGCAAACTTACTCATCAGAAATGGCTGTTTTAGCAGAACCTCTAATTCCCGCCCAAATGAAACTAACAAACATGCTTGACGTCCAAACTGACAAGTTTGGCTTCCCATTAGAGTTCCAGCCAAGAGTAATCAATCCAATAGAAACTTATGTTGAAAGGGTCTTTGTGGCAGGCAGCGCAAAAGGATTCAAGGACGTTCAGGAAAGCATTGAATCAGGTTTGGGAGCAGCAGTTAGAGCTTATAAAGCGCTAAAAGGAGAAAACAAAAAGTATTACTCGGTAATAGACCAGGAAAAGTGTTCAAGGTGTGAAACCTGCCTGATGTGCTGCCCTCACGGTGCAATAAGCCTCAAAAACGCAGGTAGTGAAGAAAAAACAATTGTAGAAATAGACCCAAACCTTTGTAGAGGATGTGGACTTTGCTACTCCGCATGTCCATCAAAAGCTATCAAGTTCTCCAACCTTGAAGATGAACAACTAATAAAAATGGCTGAAGTTGCGTTCAAGCACCTGCCTAAAGATAAACCAAGAATCCTTGCATTCCTTTGTTACTGGTGCGCATACGGCGCAGCAGACCTAATGGGTATAAAACTAAAGGAAAAGTTGCCTGAAAACTTTAGAAGCATAAGGGTAAGATGCTCCGCATCCCTGAGCCTTGACGTTATAGCTGAAATCATTGAAAGAGATTTGGCAGACGGAATCATCGTTGCTGGATGTCCCAAAGACAACTGCCACCACATCTGGGGCAACTACATGCAGGAAAACAGAATAGAAATGTTTAACGAATCTTTAAAGATGTTAGGAGTAAACGACAAAATCGTTCGCTGGGAATATATAGGCGTTCCTCAGGGCAAAAAACTTGCTAACGCAATAAGAGAAGTTAACGAAACTCTCCTTAAAGTTAAAGGAGGCAGTCATGTCAAAGCCTAA
- a CDS encoding Uma2 family endonuclease has product MNTAKEFMPRYTVEDYKYWEGDWELIEGIPFAMAPSPFGKHQRASFLIAKQIEEQLENCPKECFVYQELDWIVDEHTVVRPDLVVVCKRVDEHLKFTPEVVFEIVSKSTAFKDENVKFALYEREKVKFYALVYPDIRKMRVFELKSGKFEKVFDSDTGSFIFKIKCPFEVDIEKVWERV; this is encoded by the coding sequence ATGAATACTGCAAAAGAATTTATGCCTCGTTATACAGTAGAAGATTATAAGTATTGGGAGGGAGACTGGGAACTAATAGAAGGCATACCTTTTGCTATGGCACCGTCCCCTTTCGGTAAACATCAAAGAGCATCTTTTCTCATTGCAAAGCAGATAGAAGAGCAGCTTGAAAACTGTCCAAAAGAGTGTTTTGTCTATCAGGAACTCGATTGGATAGTTGATGAACACACCGTTGTAAGACCCGATTTGGTAGTTGTGTGTAAACGGGTAGATGAGCATTTAAAGTTTACTCCAGAAGTTGTTTTTGAAATAGTTTCTAAATCTACTGCTTTTAAGGACGAAAACGTAAAGTTTGCCCTATACGAGAGAGAAAAGGTTAAGTTTTACGCCCTTGTTTACCCGGACATTAGAAAGATGAGAGTTTTTGAGTTAAAAAGTGGAAAGTTTGAAAAGGTATTTGACAGCGACACAGGTTCTTTCATTTTTAAAATCAAGTGTCCGTTTGAAGTAGATATTGAAAAAGTTTGGGAAAGAGTTTGA
- a CDS encoding thioredoxin fold domain-containing protein codes for MLLVSVLAVLPLNLALPSDLCPPLSKAQWIITRISKGTFTVKSLKPLKPFNACQINTNEGETFFLSADGKKIIEGMLLNVPTPKLSERDYKIIKSNVLFYAGKGKKLLLIATNPLCEACRAHRKEIKDFLSKYRIGFIPVGFKREEELAAIDAFCRRKGLKDFFNVPKRWKLCDSGKLKVWTVEDVFKKYGITGTPVFIFPDGTMKLGVEEVLNSVK; via the coding sequence TTGCTGTTGGTTTCAGTTCTTGCGGTTTTACCTTTAAACCTTGCTCTACCTTCCGATTTATGTCCTCCACTTTCTAAAGCTCAGTGGATTATAACAAGAATTTCCAAAGGAACGTTTACGGTTAAATCCTTGAAACCACTAAAACCTTTCAATGCCTGCCAGATAAACACAAATGAAGGAGAAACGTTCTTTCTATCCGCCGATGGAAAGAAGATAATAGAGGGAATGCTGTTAAACGTTCCAACCCCCAAACTTTCTGAAAGGGATTACAAGATAATAAAGTCTAACGTCCTTTTTTATGCCGGTAAAGGTAAGAAACTTCTTTTAATTGCTACAAACCCCCTGTGCGAAGCTTGTAGAGCTCACAGGAAAGAGATAAAAGACTTTCTTTCAAAGTACAGAATTGGATTTATACCTGTAGGCTTTAAAAGAGAAGAGGAACTTGCAGCCATTGATGCTTTCTGCAGACGGAAAGGATTGAAAGACTTTTTTAACGTTCCTAAACGTTGGAAGCTGTGTGATAGCGGAAAGCTTAAAGTTTGGACTGTGGAAGATGTATTTAAAAAATATGGGATTACTGGAACGCCGGTTTTCATATTTCCCGATGGTACAATGAAACTTGGGGTAGAAGAGGTTTTGAATTCCGTTAAATAA
- a CDS encoding Ni/Fe hydrogenase subunit alpha, which yields MRKAEIEPITRLEGHGKITVFLDDNGNVENAFLQVVEFMGYEKFLQGMPIEEVPRTASTICGVCRAVHFSASLKAADQIFSAEPPPAAKKIRQLLLLAHHIEDHTEILYALGLPDFICGPTAPPQERNLIGVAKRVGKELVKDILQKRFSAAKIVEILGGKPVHPVAAVPGGWAKKVTEEEKAEIEKLSDDLLELGKMTVELFKEIVVKNPEYSKLLKEENFNVVTNYMATVDENNKVTYYHGTQVVVSPEGKEIVRFTGKEYLDVLAEKTLPWSYAKFPYLKQKGWKGLEDGKDTHLISVGPLARFNASEGYSTPLAQKAYEEMVEFFGGKPVYNIFAYHWARAIEILNQAELIKELLKSPELTDEKVVTPPGKVTGEGVGIVEAPRGTLIHHYWTDENGFVTDANLIVPTTINNGAIQVAVRKAAKYFIKDGKVDEGTLNLIEMAHRPYDLCLACATHAYPGHYPTNVIVYRNGKRIKELRNY from the coding sequence ATGAGAAAGGCTGAAATAGAACCAATTACAAGGCTTGAAGGTCACGGCAAAATAACAGTTTTCCTTGACGATAACGGAAACGTTGAAAACGCCTTCCTTCAAGTTGTTGAATTCATGGGATACGAAAAGTTCCTTCAAGGAATGCCGATAGAAGAAGTGCCGAGAACCGCAAGCACAATTTGCGGCGTCTGCAGAGCCGTTCACTTTTCGGCATCACTAAAGGCTGCAGACCAGATATTTTCCGCTGAACCCCCTCCTGCAGCCAAAAAAATCAGGCAGCTCTTACTTTTAGCCCACCACATAGAAGACCACACAGAAATCCTCTACGCTTTAGGACTGCCAGACTTCATCTGCGGACCAACCGCACCACCGCAGGAAAGAAACCTGATTGGCGTAGCAAAAAGAGTAGGAAAAGAACTTGTAAAAGACATACTTCAGAAGCGCTTTTCAGCAGCAAAAATCGTTGAAATTTTAGGCGGAAAGCCCGTTCATCCAGTCGCAGCAGTGCCGGGAGGCTGGGCTAAAAAAGTAACGGAAGAAGAAAAAGCCGAAATAGAAAAACTTTCCGACGACCTTTTAGAACTCGGAAAAATGACCGTTGAACTCTTTAAAGAAATTGTCGTTAAAAATCCCGAATACTCAAAATTGCTGAAAGAAGAAAACTTCAACGTCGTTACCAACTACATGGCAACAGTTGACGAAAACAACAAAGTCACCTACTACCATGGCACTCAGGTTGTAGTATCGCCAGAAGGTAAAGAGATAGTCAGATTTACAGGTAAAGAGTATTTAGACGTTTTAGCGGAAAAAACCCTTCCGTGGAGCTACGCAAAATTCCCATACCTCAAGCAGAAGGGCTGGAAAGGTCTTGAAGACGGCAAAGACACCCACCTTATCAGCGTAGGACCTTTAGCGCGCTTCAACGCTTCTGAAGGCTACTCAACGCCTTTAGCTCAAAAAGCTTACGAAGAAATGGTTGAATTCTTCGGTGGAAAACCTGTTTACAACATCTTCGCCTACCACTGGGCAAGGGCAATAGAGATACTCAACCAGGCAGAACTGATAAAGGAACTTCTCAAATCCCCTGAACTCACAGACGAAAAAGTCGTAACGCCACCGGGCAAAGTAACCGGTGAAGGCGTTGGAATAGTTGAAGCACCAAGAGGAACGCTCATTCACCACTACTGGACAGATGAAAACGGCTTTGTAACAGACGCTAACCTGATAGTGCCAACCACCATAAACAACGGCGCAATTCAGGTAGCCGTAAGAAAAGCTGCTAAATACTTTATTAAAGACGGCAAAGTTGACGAAGGAACTCTTAACCTAATAGAAATGGCTCACAGACCTTACGACCTGTGTTTAGCCTGCGCAACCCACGCTTACCCGGGACACTATCCAACAAACGTGATAGTTTACAGAAACGGCAAGAGAATAAAGGAACTGAGGAACTATTGA
- a CDS encoding hydrogenase maturation protease, protein MKVIVVGIGNPSFGDDGAGFEIVERLKGRVATCHLLFPSLEILEKIKGYDLAILVDAVDIGLNPGEIVEFSIEKGKNKERFGGLTHTLSMEEIVTTGYELFPDEMPQKVIFIGIQVESMPPFTKGLSPPVKKAVEEISSKILFASLK, encoded by the coding sequence TTGAAGGTAATAGTTGTAGGCATCGGAAACCCCTCTTTCGGAGACGATGGAGCAGGATTTGAAATAGTTGAAAGGCTAAAAGGAAGGGTGGCCACGTGCCACCTTCTTTTCCCTTCCCTTGAAATTTTAGAAAAAATCAAAGGCTACGACTTAGCCATTTTAGTTGATGCCGTTGATATAGGGCTAAACCCGGGCGAAATAGTTGAATTCTCAATTGAAAAAGGAAAAAACAAAGAACGCTTCGGCGGTTTAACCCACACCCTTTCAATGGAAGAGATAGTCACAACCGGCTACGAACTCTTTCCCGACGAAATGCCTCAAAAAGTTATCTTCATCGGCATTCAGGTAGAAAGCATGCCACCTTTCACTAAAGGCTTGAGCCCACCCGTCAAAAAAGCAGTTGAAGAAATCTCAAGTAAAATACTGTTTGCTTCTTTAAAGTAA
- a CDS encoding F420-nonreducing hydrogenase — protein MSKPKFAYYLAGGCAGCDTSLLDTSKKLLEFLENVELTFFAPTIADFKYKDLEAMPDNSIDFGFFSGNVRNSEHEHMAKVMRKKCKTLIAFGICASLGGIKGLVNLFPQEELLKKAYIETPSTDNPEKILPTPHCTIDGKYDLELPVLKPAKALDQVVEVDYYVGGCPPSYNHIKWILEKLLSGDLPPKGSWLTMGKAVCDVCPRNPIRHGGIKKRPTEVKRVLGEIPEDVCLLEAGYLCLGPVTLGDCDAACIKVNVPCRGCGGPIPGVRDFGVKAISTIATAMGSLEVLKKVPDPMHLFYRYSLPKSSVVKPKE, from the coding sequence ATGTCAAAGCCTAAATTTGCCTATTACTTAGCCGGCGGCTGTGCCGGATGCGACACGTCCTTGCTGGACACTTCTAAAAAACTGCTGGAATTTTTAGAAAACGTTGAACTAACGTTTTTCGCACCAACAATAGCAGACTTCAAGTATAAAGATTTAGAAGCAATGCCAGACAATTCCATAGATTTTGGATTTTTCAGCGGTAACGTTAGAAACTCTGAACATGAACATATGGCAAAAGTAATGAGAAAAAAATGTAAAACGTTAATAGCTTTCGGTATATGTGCAAGTTTAGGTGGAATAAAAGGTTTAGTTAACCTCTTTCCTCAAGAAGAATTACTTAAAAAAGCCTACATTGAAACGCCGTCAACTGATAATCCTGAAAAAATCCTCCCCACCCCCCACTGCACCATAGACGGCAAATACGACCTTGAACTGCCCGTCCTCAAACCAGCAAAAGCGTTAGACCAAGTCGTTGAAGTTGACTACTACGTCGGCGGCTGCCCGCCCTCTTACAACCATATTAAGTGGATACTTGAAAAACTGCTGTCAGGCGACCTCCCGCCAAAAGGAAGCTGGCTCACAATGGGCAAAGCCGTCTGCGACGTATGCCCCAGAAACCCGATAAGACACGGCGGAATAAAGAAACGCCCGACAGAAGTCAAAAGAGTTTTAGGCGAAATACCAGAAGACGTCTGTCTGCTTGAAGCAGGATACCTCTGTCTTGGTCCTGTAACCTTAGGAGACTGCGATGCAGCGTGCATAAAGGTAAACGTTCCGTGCAGAGGTTGCGGAGGACCGATACCAGGCGTAAGAGACTTCGGTGTTAAAGCAATAAGCACCATAGCCACAGCTATGGGAAGCCTTGAAGTCCTCAAAAAAGTGCCAGACCCAATGCACCTTTTCTACAGATACAGCCTTCCTAAATCATCAGTAGTCAAACCTAAAGAGTAA
- the lepA gene encoding translation elongation factor 4, translating to MNQELIRNFCIIAHIDHGKSTLADRLLEFTGTVSKRELKEQMLDTLELERERGITIKLNAVRMNYKADDGKTYTMHLIDTPGHVDFTYEVSRSLSACEGALLVIDATQGIEAQTIANFFLALDAGLEIIPVINKIDLPSANVEWVKEQIAEVLGLDPDDAIPASAKEGIGIKEILEAIVKKVPPPSGDPNKPLKALIFDSYYDNYKGVIPFIRVFDGVIKPGMTIKLMSNDKEFEVVEVGTQSPQMVKLDQLSAGEVGWIAANIKNIEDTQVGDTITDAKNPTDEPCPGFRPAKPMVFAGLYPVDSDDYENLKEALEKLKLNDAALFFEPETSAALGFGFRCGFLGLLHMEVIKERLEREFGLNLIATAPSVIYKVYLKDGTVVDVQNPAEMPPPEKIERIEEPYITASIITPAEYVGPIMQLCQDRRGIQTGFTYLDQSRVELRYDMPLSEILFDFFDKLKSVSRGYASFDYELAGYKPSELVKLDILINGKPVDALSVIVHKDKAYQRGRQLVDKLKEIIPRQLFEVAIQAAIGNKIIARSNVKALRKDVLAKCYGGDVTRKKKLLEKQKEGKKKMKMLGKVEVPQEAFLAVLKVD from the coding sequence ATGAATCAGGAACTGATAAGGAACTTTTGCATAATTGCTCACATAGACCACGGTAAGTCAACGCTTGCAGATAGACTCCTTGAGTTTACCGGAACGGTTTCAAAAAGAGAATTAAAAGAACAGATGCTTGATACTTTAGAGCTTGAAAGGGAAAGAGGTATTACCATAAAGCTTAACGCTGTTAGAATGAACTATAAGGCTGATGATGGAAAAACTTACACGATGCACCTTATAGATACGCCTGGTCACGTTGACTTTACTTATGAGGTTTCACGAAGCCTTTCTGCCTGTGAAGGGGCGCTTTTAGTGATTGATGCAACGCAGGGGATTGAGGCGCAGACGATAGCCAACTTCTTTTTGGCTTTAGACGCCGGGCTTGAAATTATTCCTGTTATAAACAAGATTGACCTGCCGAGCGCCAACGTTGAATGGGTAAAGGAGCAGATTGCAGAAGTTTTAGGGCTTGACCCTGACGATGCCATACCTGCTTCTGCTAAAGAAGGAATTGGAATAAAGGAGATTTTAGAAGCGATAGTGAAGAAAGTGCCTCCGCCTTCTGGTGACCCAAATAAGCCTTTGAAAGCTTTGATTTTTGATTCTTACTACGATAACTACAAAGGGGTAATTCCTTTTATCAGGGTGTTTGACGGCGTAATAAAGCCGGGAATGACCATAAAGCTTATGTCTAACGATAAAGAGTTTGAAGTTGTGGAAGTCGGAACACAATCTCCTCAAATGGTTAAGTTAGACCAGCTTTCTGCCGGAGAGGTTGGCTGGATTGCAGCAAACATTAAGAACATAGAGGATACGCAGGTTGGCGACACGATAACGGACGCTAAAAATCCAACCGATGAGCCCTGTCCCGGCTTTAGACCTGCAAAGCCGATGGTATTTGCGGGACTTTACCCTGTAGATTCTGACGATTACGAGAACCTGAAGGAAGCTCTGGAAAAACTGAAGTTAAACGATGCTGCGCTTTTCTTTGAACCGGAAACTTCTGCTGCGCTTGGGTTTGGGTTTAGGTGTGGATTTTTGGGTCTTCTTCACATGGAAGTGATAAAAGAAAGGCTTGAGAGAGAGTTTGGTTTAAACCTTATAGCAACTGCACCGAGCGTTATTTACAAGGTTTATCTGAAAGACGGTACCGTCGTTGACGTTCAAAACCCGGCAGAGATGCCGCCACCGGAAAAGATAGAAAGAATTGAAGAACCTTATATTACAGCTTCTATTATTACGCCTGCTGAATACGTTGGACCTATTATGCAGCTCTGTCAGGATAGAAGAGGTATTCAAACAGGATTTACCTACTTAGACCAGTCAAGAGTAGAACTGCGATACGACATGCCTCTTTCCGAAATTCTTTTTGACTTCTTTGATAAGTTAAAGTCCGTTTCAAGAGGTTACGCTTCTTTTGACTACGAGCTTGCTGGTTATAAGCCATCTGAACTTGTAAAGCTTGACATTCTTATAAACGGAAAACCTGTTGATGCTCTTTCCGTTATCGTTCACAAAGATAAAGCTTACCAGAGAGGGCGTCAATTAGTTGATAAGCTAAAAGAGATTATCCCGAGACAACTCTTTGAAGTCGCCATTCAGGCAGCAATTGGAAACAAAATTATTGCCCGTTCAAACGTTAAAGCTTTGAGGAAGGACGTTCTTGCCAAGTGTTACGGTGGTGACGTTACGAGAAAGAAGAAACTCCTTGAAAAGCAGAAAGAAGGTAAAAAGAAGATGAAAATGCTTGGTAAGGTAGAAGTTCCACAGGAAGCGTTTTTAGCTGTCCTGAAAGTGGACTAA